The Kribbella sp. HUAS MG21 genome includes the window CACGGTCGCGCCGGTCGGCGGGCGGTTCGGGCCGGACGACCGGCCGACGCTGAACTGGATCCTGTTCCACGTGCTCGAGGAGTACGCCCGGCACGCCGGGCATCTGGACATCGTCCGCGAGCTCGTGGACGGCGTGACCGGCGAATAGGTCACCGTCCGGTCGCGAGGAATTTATTGACGGGCTAGCCAGAAGTGATGTTCATGAGTCACATTGGGTGAGCACACCTTCACCGCCCCGGAGGTTCCGCCCATGCGCATCACCCGTTCCAGCGCGCTCGCCGTCTGTCTGGCCGCGACCGCCGCGTTCTTCACCGCCTCCCTGCCCGGGACCAGCACCGCCGCCGCCCCGTCGCCGGTCCCGGTCACCGCCCAGCCGGTCGCCGGAGCCGGCAACGTCGAGGTCCAGGGCAACCGGATCGTCCTCGGCGCCGCACCGGCCGCGATCGGCTCGAGCGGAGTCAAGCAGCGGGCCGGGCTCGCCGAGCTCAGCCCGGTCCGGCTCGCCGCCCGTACCTCGGCCGTCGTCGTCGGCTACAACTCCGGTACGCCGGACGGCTCCTCGGCCGAGGTCGACGTACGGTCCTGGACCGGCAGTCGCTGGACAGAGTGGACGGCGGCAGAGGCCGGTACGCCGGTCGCGCTGCCGGCCGCGAGCGACCAGGTCCAGGTCCGCATCATCGTCAGCGCGCCGCCGACCGGAGCGCGCCCGTGGGTCGGCGACGTCACCGTCGAGCCCACCGGCACCGCGGCCGGTTCCGGGATGACCATCCAGGCCGCGCCGCTCAAGTCGCGCGTCTTCGCGACGCGGGAAGGTCTGGTCGGCGGTACGACGGCCAACGGCCACGTGATCGTGAACCGCGACCACTTCGTCGCGCTGCCGTCCCGGCGCGGGCTGTCCGCGAACGGGTCCGGCACCTACTCGGTCAAGGTCTGCACCGCGACGCGCTGCGCGTTCGAGCCGGTGTGGGACGTCGGGCCGTGGAACACCAAGGACGACTACTGGAACCCGAGCTCGATCCGCGAGATGTGGAAGGACCTGCCGCAGGGCAAGCCCGAGGCGCAGGCCGCGTACCAGGACGGCTACAACGGCGGCAAGGACCAGTTCGGCCGCACGGTCGCGAACCCGGCCGGGATCGACCTCGCCGACGGGACGTTCTGGGACGCGTTGAAGCTGGTCGACAACGCGTGGGTCGACGTCACGTACCTGTGGACCGGTGACGGAGGCCGCGGCACGGTGTCGATCTCGTCCGGCTACCTGAACGTCCGCAACGCCCCGAACTCCACCGCCACCATCGTCGGCATGGCCGGCAAGTCCGCCCAGGTCACCGTCGAGTGCCAGACAACCGGGCAGAGCGTCACCGGCTCCCAGGGCACGAGCAGCATCTGGCTCCGCGTCCACACCGGCATGTACGTAGCCAAAGCCTGGGTCAACGCCGGCACCTTCGCCACCTGCTAACCCACTGCTGCCCGCGCGCTTGCCAACCGGTAAGCGCGCGGGCCGCGCATGTCGTTGTACCGACGAACGGGTAGTGGTGCTGGGTGTGGGCCAGGTAGCGCCGGATGTCAGGCGCGGCCAGGCCCGCCGGGCGGCACCAGTACCCGTTCTTCGGTACATGGTCCGGCTACTTGCCGGCGGGGAACTCGGTCGGCGGCTGGGCGGGCGTCGGCTCCGCCGTGCGGGTCGGTGGCAGGGTCGGGGTCGGGCGGGGTGCACGCGTCGGCGTTGCCGGTGGGATCGAGACGGTCGGCGTCGGCCGGGGCACCCGGGTCGGCGTTGCGGTTGGTGCCGGTGTCGGGGTTGCCGGGCGGGTTGCGCCTCGCGGAAGGGTTGGTACCGCGGTCGGACGGGCGACGGTGGGGGTTGCCGGGCGGGGCCTGGTGGGGGTGGTGGCGGGCACTGGTGATGGGGTCGATGCGGCGGGACCGCCTGTAGTGCCGGTGTCGGCCGTTAAGCCGGTGCTGCGTGCTACTGCGGTGCCGGCTACTGCGATGCCGATCACGGCGGCGGTTGCGATTCCGCCCAGCAGCAAGCGGGTTGCCTGTCGCTTGCGGCGTACCTCGTTCATTTGTTGCCCTCCGCACCTGTTTGGTATTCGGTCGGGCTGAAGGACGCGGCCGGGCAGGGAAATGGTTCTGTCAGCGACGGGTCGGCGTACTCGGGGTCGACGGCACTCCGCTCGGTGTGCGCGTCGGCCGGGCGGTGGTGCGCACCGGCCGGACCGACCCGGTGGGTACCGCGGTCGGCGGTCGGGTCACCGGAGTGGTGGGCGGCACCGTCGGCGTCGGAGCAGGCATCGTCATCGACGGAGTACGCCGACCCGGAGCCGGCGTCGACACGGTCGGCCGGGGCACCTTCGAGACACCAGGCCCTTCCGAACCCCCCGGCCCCTCCGAAACCCCGGGCCCCGCCGGCTGTGGGGCCTGTCCCGACGACGGCGAACCCAGCACCCCGGCGACCACAACCACCCCGACCACCGCCGCCGAACCAGCCACCGCCGCGAGCCGTCCCCGCGCACGCCGCCGTCGCGCCCCCGCGATCATCCGCGCCGGGTCGAGCGGCGGGACGGAGTGATCCGGGGCCAGCACCACCCGCAGCTCCTCCTCGACCACCCGGTCGTCGTTCATGCTCGCTCCTCCACACCGCTCAGCTCCGGCGCGGCCCGCAACTTGCCCAGGGCCCGCGCGTTCGCGCTCTTCACCGTCCCGATCGCCACCCCGAGCACCGCCGCGGTCTCCCGCTCGGTCAGGTCCTCGACATACCGCAGTACGACGACCGCGCGCTCGCGCCGGCTCAACGTGGCGAGCGCGGCCCGGACCGCCACGCGCCGGTGGACCGCCCCGCTCTGATCAGCCTCCGCCTCGATGAACAGGTCCAGCTCGAAGGCGTCACCGCTGGGCCGCTCCCGCCACGGACGCCGCCGTACCCACGACAAGTGCTGGTTGACGACGGCCTGCCGGACGTACGCGAACGGGTCGGCCAGCTCGATCCGGTCCCAGCGCAGGTACGCCTTCTCGAGCGCGCTCTGCACCAGGTCCTCGGCGAGACCGGCGTCGCCGCAGAGCATCCGCGCGAAGTGCACCAACCGCGCGGACCTGGCCAGCACGAATGCCGTGAAGTCGTCGTCACGACTCCCCGCTGCCGCCATGCGTGCTCCGTCCTGCCGTCCTCACCGCACAGGACGCTGCGCCGGAGCCAAAGGTTCTGTCTGTTCGGAGAATTTCGTGGCGGCGGTGAAACCGGGCAGCGTGACGGTGTCCGCGGCCAGCCGGACCCGGTTGCGCCCGGCGGCCTTGGCGGCGTACATCGCGCGGTCGGCCCGGAGCAGCAGCTCGTCGACGGTCGCCCCGTCGGCCGGGTAGACGGCGACCCCGATGCTCACGGTCAGCCGGAAGGTGTCCGGATCCAGGTCCGGATCGTCGAGTACGCCGGCGCACATCGCAGCCAGCGGACTGTTGGCGACCGCGTTGCGCAGCCGGTCGGCGGTCACGGTCGCCTCGTCGAGACCGGTGTCGGGCAGCGCGATCACGAACTCCTCGCCGCCGAACCGCCCGATCACGTCCTTCACCCGGATCGCACTGCGCAGGATCGTGGCGACCGCGCGCAGAGCCTCGTCGCCGACCAGGTGCCCGTGCCGGTCGTTGACCTGCTTGAAGTGGTCGATGTCGATCAGCAGGACCGCCATCGACTCGCGCTGGGTCCGGGAGGTGCGCAGCATCTGCTCGGTCCGGCGGCGCCACCAGTCGACGCGGGTGAGGCTGGTCTTCGGGTCGGTCTGCGCCTCGGTCTCGAGCTGGCCGAGGAGCAGCGCGCGCTGCGCGGTCAGCGTGATCGGGATCGCGACGAACGCGAACCACGGCGTGACCAGGCAGGCCGCCGCGAGCAGACAACCGAAGGTGGCCGCGGTCGCGTCGGTGCACAGGTCGTCGAGGCCGCCGATCGTCTCGCGGCGGTTGCTGCCCGGGATGATCAGCGAGATCGCGAGCCCGCAGAGCAGCGTGTCGGTCACGACGTACGCGACCGCGCCGCCGGCCATCGCGACGACCAGGCCGAGGCCGCCGTCGCCCGCCAGTTCGCGGGCCGAGACGAAGACCGCGTGCGCCGCGCCGACCGCGAGGACGTGCACCGCGGTCGAGAAGGCCCAGCGGTACGGGATGCACTTGCCGGCCCGGATCCGCCACCAGATTCGCAGCAGTACGGCGACCAGGATCGCCAGCGCCGGATGCAGGATGAGCGCGGCGGCGATCATCCAGGCGGGCGCGAGGTCCTTGTGCAGCGCGCCGCCGCGCCGCCGCCGGTTCTCCACGCGCCGCGCACCCTCGACGGAGATCAGCGCGGACACCGTCAGCGCGAACACGACGTCCAGCCCGCGCCAGCTCGGGAGCTCGGTGAACGCGTACGCGCCGTAGCCGATCGCGGCCAGGTCGACGAGCATCACAACGGCGAACGCCGGGACCGTCAGGGTCCAGAGCGTCCAGGAACGTATCGCCCGCCTACTCTGTGCAACCATCAGTTCACACGGTACGACGAGTAGGCGTCAGCTCCCAATCCGTGACGGCGCGGCTGTGGATGACGACTTGAGAACGATCCTGGGTCGCTGAAATTCAGTCGTTTGATCAACAACCAGTGCGGGTTTTTCCTTGCGGGCAAGGGAAAACCGGACGCTCAGCGCCGCCGGCGAGCAGCGCCGAACAGCCCGCGGACGATCTCCCGCCCGGCCGACCGCGCGAACTGCTTGAAGGCCGACGACCCGATGACCTGCTCGACCATCGACTTCTCCTGCTTCTGCGCCCGCGGCCGCGGTTCCTCCCGCGGAGCCCGCTCGGCCTGCTGCTGCTCCGCCTCGGCCTGCGCCGCGCCGGCCTGCACCTTCGCCGCCAGCACCTCGTACGCCGACTCGCGGTCGAGCAGCTCGGCGTACTTCGCATTGTTCGCCGAGGCCTGCACGGTCGCGGCGAGCTGCTCGGCGGAGGCCGGCGCCATCAGCGACTGCGGCGCCCGCAGCCGGGTCCACGCGACCGGCGTCGGCGCGCCCTTCTCGTTCATCACCGTCACGATCGCCTCGCCGATCCCGAGCTGGGTCAGCACCTCGCCCAGGTCGTACGACGAACTCGGGAACGTCGACACCGTCGCCTTCAGGGCCTTGGCGTCGTTCGGCGTGTGCGCGCGCAGCTGGTGCTGCACCCGCGAACCGAGCTGGGCCAGCACCTCGTCCGGCACGTCCTTCGGGGTCTGCGTCACGAAGAACACGCCGACGCCCTTCGAGCGGATCAGCCGGACGGTCTGCGCGATCGACTCCAGGAACGCCTTCGACGCGTCGTTGAACAGCAGGTGCGCCTCGTCGAAGAAGAACACCAGCTTCGGCTTGTCCACGTCGCCGACCTCGGGCAGGTCGTGGAACAGGTCGGCGAGCAGCCACATCAGGAACGTCGAGAACAGCGCCGGGCGGTCCTGCAGGTTCGGCAGCTCGAGCAGCGAGACGACGCCCTTGCCGTCGCGCTGCTGCAGCAGGTCCGCGGTGTCGAACTCGGGCTCGCCGAAGAACGCCTCGGCGCCCTGGTCCGCGAACCCGATCAGCGCCCGCAGGATCACGCCCGCGGTGGCCGCGGACAGGCCGCCGAGCTGCTTCAGGTCCTCCTTGCCCTCGTCGGAGGTGAGGTGCTGGATGACCGCCCGCAGGTCCTTGAGGTCGAGCAGGGTCAGGCCGGCCTTGTCGGCGTAGTGGAAGATCAGGCCGAGCGAGGACTCCTGGACGTCGTTCAGCCCGAGCACCTTGGACAGCAGCACCGGCCCGAACGACGTGATCGTCGCGCGGATCGGGACCCCGGTGCCCTGGCCGCCGAGCGCGTAGAACTCGGTCGGGAAGCCGGTGGCGGTCCAGTCCTGGCCGATGCCCTTGGTCCGGGCGAGCAGCTTGTCGCCGCCGGCACCCGGCTGCGAGATGCCGGACAGGTCACCCTTGATGTCGGCGGCGAACACCGCGACCCCGGCCGCGGACAGCTGCTCGGCCATCAGCTGCAGGGTCTTCGTCTTGCCGGTACCGGTGGCGCCGGCGACCA containing:
- a CDS encoding SigE family RNA polymerase sigma factor → MAAAGSRDDDFTAFVLARSARLVHFARMLCGDAGLAEDLVQSALEKAYLRWDRIELADPFAYVRQAVVNQHLSWVRRRPWRERPSGDAFELDLFIEAEADQSGAVHRRVAVRAALATLSRRERAVVVLRYVEDLTERETAAVLGVAIGTVKSANARALGKLRAAPELSGVEERA
- a CDS encoding helicase HerA-like domain-containing protein, producing MAETADVVETVKQGYAFEGAALELGALLVDGEPNPEAAVRIPLGMMNRHGLVAGATGTGKTKTLQLMAEQLSAAGVAVFAADIKGDLSGISQPGAGGDKLLARTKGIGQDWTATGFPTEFYALGGQGTGVPIRATITSFGPVLLSKVLGLNDVQESSLGLIFHYADKAGLTLLDLKDLRAVIQHLTSDEGKEDLKQLGGLSAATAGVILRALIGFADQGAEAFFGEPEFDTADLLQQRDGKGVVSLLELPNLQDRPALFSTFLMWLLADLFHDLPEVGDVDKPKLVFFFDEAHLLFNDASKAFLESIAQTVRLIRSKGVGVFFVTQTPKDVPDEVLAQLGSRVQHQLRAHTPNDAKALKATVSTFPSSSYDLGEVLTQLGIGEAIVTVMNEKGAPTPVAWTRLRAPQSLMAPASAEQLAATVQASANNAKYAELLDRESAYEVLAAKVQAGAAQAEAEQQQAERAPREEPRPRAQKQEKSMVEQVIGSSAFKQFARSAGREIVRGLFGAARRRR
- a CDS encoding GGDEF domain-containing protein produces the protein MVAQSRRAIRSWTLWTLTVPAFAVVMLVDLAAIGYGAYAFTELPSWRGLDVVFALTVSALISVEGARRVENRRRRGGALHKDLAPAWMIAAALILHPALAILVAVLLRIWWRIRAGKCIPYRWAFSTAVHVLAVGAAHAVFVSARELAGDGGLGLVVAMAGGAVAYVVTDTLLCGLAISLIIPGSNRRETIGGLDDLCTDATAATFGCLLAAACLVTPWFAFVAIPITLTAQRALLLGQLETEAQTDPKTSLTRVDWWRRRTEQMLRTSRTQRESMAVLLIDIDHFKQVNDRHGHLVGDEALRAVATILRSAIRVKDVIGRFGGEEFVIALPDTGLDEATVTADRLRNAVANSPLAAMCAGVLDDPDLDPDTFRLTVSIGVAVYPADGATVDELLLRADRAMYAAKAAGRNRVRLAADTVTLPGFTAATKFSEQTEPLAPAQRPVR